In the genome of Drosophila subpulchrella strain 33 F10 #4 breed RU33 chromosome 2L, RU_Dsub_v1.1 Primary Assembly, whole genome shotgun sequence, one region contains:
- the LOC119546270 gene encoding uncharacterized protein LOC119546270: protein MATAIELSPSEIRGLCQRYLHQDIPNSETGFDIISYQLRPTSDAPAGYLGSHFYLQVTLQLHNPKETKQLTFFSKSAPENNASRMEYLENFGVFQKEIAVYQHVLPDLHKACAEVAPKCYYADKNLLVFENLADQGYRMGAGRDGLLSYEQLHCCLKTLAALHAGSIIQEQKTGKKLTESQPKSVVENAYPSDVPPEHMRMVNFLNACEVLKEFIKLIPKYQTRLDYILENFTKKMSYIFEAVKTSEVYTNTLLHGDLWSNNIMFQYGKYGEIPLQCRLVDFQLARYAPPALDVITVLTIPTSKAFRDAHLSELLAEYYRFMTEFLKRADLDIARFIPEQSFYKSVEEFRSIGLIESCLFCHLVVLPATSTQKLTSSSDGFSDFFSTKRIEICLEAFNTDEMYRNRLEDMIQDFVDNFVLKE, encoded by the coding sequence ATGGCAACAGCTATAGAACTTAGTCCCAGTGAGATTCGCGGCCTGTGTCAGCGTTACTTGCATCAGGATATTCCTAATTCGGAAACGGGATTCGATATCATCAGTTATCAACTAAGACCGACCTCGGATGCTCCAGCTGGATATTTGGGTAGCCACTTTTATCTTCAGGTCACTTTGCAGCTGCACAATCCCAAGGAAACCAAGCAACTGACATTCTTTTCGAAGTCTGCACCTGAAAATAATGCCTCGCGCATGGAATATCTGGAGAATTTCGGAGTGTTCCAGAAAGAAATCGCTGTCTACCAGCATGTACTTCCCGATCTTCACAAAGCCTGTGCCGAAGTGGCACCAAAGTGCTATTATGCAGATAAGAATTTGCTGGTCTTCGAGAATCTGGCAGATCAGGGTTATCGAATGGGTGCCGGCCGCGATGGTTTGCTATCTTACGAACAGCTCCATTGTTGCCTAAAGACTTTGGCCGCCCTGCATGCTGGTTCCATCATACAGGAACAAAAAACGGGCAAAAAACTAACCGAATCCCAACCAAAATCGGTGGTAGAGAATGCCTATCCCAGTGATGTGCCACCAGAACATATGCGGATGGTGAATTTCCTAAATGCTTGCGAGGTGCTGAAGGAGTTTATCAAACTGATACCCAAATATCAGACAAGGTTGGACTATATTTTGGAGAACTTTACCAAAAAGATGTCCTACATTTTCGAGGCTGTCAAGACGTCAGAAGTGTATACAAATACCTTACTTCATGGCGATTTGTGGTCCAATAATATTATGTTCCAGTACGGCAAATATGGAGAGATTCCCCTGCAATGTCGCCTAGTCGACTTTCAATTGGCCAGATATGCCCCACCTGCCCTGGATGTGATAACCGTGCTGACTATACCCACCTCGAAGGCATTCAGGGATGCCCATTTAAGCGAGCTTCTAGCGGAATATTACCGCTTTATGACCGAGTTCTTGAAACGAGCCGACTTGGATATAGCTCGTTTTATACCGGAACAAAGTTTTTATAAATCTGTGGAGGAGTTCCGAAGCATTGGCCTAATTGAAAGCTGTTTGTTCTGCCACTTGGTTGTGCTTCCAGCTACTTCTACCCAGAAATTGACAAGTTCTTCGGATGGCTTCAGCGACTTCTTCAGTACCAAGCGTATTGAGATTTGTCTGGAGGCCTTTAACACAGATGAGATGTACAGGAATCGATTGGAGGACATGATCCAAGACTTTGTGGATAATTTCGTATTAAAGGAGTAA
- the LOC119546272 gene encoding uncharacterized protein LOC119546272 — translation MCLLPGRFIWSAFFVTMVGLSIMVEARPQRNLQHIAVVENAAWEKTLPQQFQNPFYNTPRVRDALARSSWFGPGEEVVYDRQAEKIPRMEIYNVLSHAGLIPRRRFL, via the exons AT GTGCCTCCTGCCCGGTCGTTTCATTTGGTCAGCGTTTTTTGTAACGATGGTGGGTCTATCCATAATGGTCGAGGCCAGACCCCAGAGGAATCTGCAGCACATTGCCGTGGTGGAGAACGCCGCCTGGGAAAAGACCCTACCACAACAGTTTCAAAATCCCTTCTACAACACACCAAGGGTGAGGGACGCCCTGGCCAGATCCAGTTGGTTTGGACCCGGCGAAGAGGTG GTTTATGACCGTCAGGCTGAGAAAATTCCACGCATGGAAATCTACAATGTGCTGTCCCATGCTGGTTTAATACCACGTCGGcgttttctttaa
- the LOC119546273 gene encoding uncharacterized protein LOC119546273, protein MWPNFVAVISLLCLAFFAWAKAGPVPIVNEHQQLMPKVPQWHCLRYFKHDVLMMRRCRHLRVPTAPRLGDVLKRKKK, encoded by the exons ATGTGGCCCAACTTCGTGGCAGTCATTTCCCTGCTGTGCCTTGCATTCTTTGCTTGGGCAAAAGCTGGACCTGTGCCAATAGTGAATGAG CACCAACAACTGATGCCCAAGGTACCCCAATGGCACTGTCTGCGCTACTTTAAGCATGACGTCCTGATGATGCGCCGCTGTCGCCATTTGCGAGTCCCAACGGCGCCTCGACTAGGAGATGTCCTTAAGCGTAAGAAGAAATAG